One window of the Streptomyces sp. TS71-3 genome contains the following:
- a CDS encoding MarR family winged helix-turn-helix transcriptional regulator — MGDQERDPRHGDPDPGDLAAYLRPRFLRISQAMRRDTQGLAVTITQGAVLSLLRAGPCGVGELARAEGVRPPSMTQIVNRMIELGWVTRSGPAVRGSQVEITELGQKVWADVTRERVALLAARVEALSADDQRTLRAALPVLDRLFGPPIS; from the coding sequence ATGGGCGATCAGGAACGTGACCCGAGGCACGGGGACCCGGACCCCGGGGACCTGGCTGCCTACCTGCGCCCGCGGTTCCTGCGGATCAGCCAGGCCATGCGCCGGGACACGCAGGGCCTCGCGGTGACCATCACCCAGGGGGCCGTGCTGAGCCTGCTGCGCGCCGGCCCGTGCGGCGTGGGGGAGCTGGCCCGTGCGGAGGGGGTCCGTCCGCCGAGCATGACCCAGATCGTCAACCGCATGATCGAGCTCGGGTGGGTGACGCGCAGCGGACCGGCCGTGCGCGGCAGCCAGGTGGAGATCACCGAGCTGGGCCAGAAGGTCTGGGCCGACGTCACCCGGGAACGCGTGGCACTGCTGGCCGCACGCGTGGAGGCGCTGTCGGCCGACGACCAGCGCACGCTCCGCGCCGCCCTTCCCGTCCTGGACAGGCTCTTCGGCCCGCCGATCTCCTAG
- a CDS encoding lytic polysaccharide monooxygenase — MHSHTSPHRWALRVAAPMLAAIAGLLTLFMSPAGAHGSVVDPASRSYGCYERWGSDHMNPAMEQEDPMCWQAFQANPNTMWNWMSLYRDNLAGKFQQNIPDGQLCSAGHAQGGLANSLDVPGRWTTTNVGSNFSLRLHDQASHGADYFLVYVTKQGYDPTSQSLKWSDLEQVTKTGRYAPATDYTFSASAPGRTGHHIVYTIWQASHLDQTYFICSDVNFG, encoded by the coding sequence ATGCACTCTCACACCTCCCCCCACCGCTGGGCGCTACGGGTGGCAGCACCCATGCTGGCCGCGATCGCCGGCCTGCTGACCCTGTTCATGAGCCCCGCCGGAGCCCACGGCTCGGTCGTGGACCCCGCCTCCCGCAGCTACGGCTGCTACGAGCGCTGGGGCAGCGACCACATGAACCCGGCCATGGAGCAGGAAGACCCCATGTGCTGGCAGGCCTTCCAGGCCAACCCCAACACCATGTGGAACTGGATGAGCCTGTACCGGGACAACCTGGCCGGCAAGTTCCAGCAGAACATCCCCGACGGCCAGCTGTGCAGCGCCGGCCACGCGCAGGGCGGCCTGGCCAACTCGCTGGACGTGCCGGGTCGCTGGACCACCACGAACGTCGGCAGCAACTTCAGCCTGCGCCTGCACGACCAGGCCAGCCACGGCGCCGACTACTTCCTGGTGTACGTCACCAAGCAGGGCTACGACCCGACCAGCCAGTCGCTGAAGTGGAGCGACCTGGAGCAGGTGACGAAGACCGGCAGGTACGCGCCGGCCACGGACTACACCTTCAGCGCCAGCGCCCCGGGCCGCACCGGCCACCACATCGTCTACACCATCTGGCAGGCGTCGCACCTCGACCAGACGTACTTCATATGCAGCGACGTCAACTTCGGCTGA
- a CDS encoding acyl-CoA desaturase, producing MSQHEDVRPEQAVAERDAATATDTAPDTAAGARPLLDEPQNAAAGVAMWLFVIGPPICLLVAVPLAWGWGVNALDLGMAVVTYLVSGLGIAMGYHRLFTHRSFKARRGLRIALAIAGSLGVEGSPVQWVANHRRHHAFADREGDPHSPWRYGNDTRALLKGLVHAHIGWMLKRELSNRERFAPDIAADPDMQLIGRLFGLLTAVSLLGPGLVGGLVTGTWSGALAGFFWAGLMRMALLHHVTWSVNSICHVAGKRPFASRDKATNFWPLALLSFGESWHNSHHADPTCARHGVLPGQLDIAARLIWIFEKLNWVHDVRWPSEKRRTARALPGTADPHGSAA from the coding sequence ATGAGCCAGCACGAGGATGTCCGTCCTGAACAGGCCGTCGCAGAACGCGACGCCGCCACCGCGACCGACACCGCGCCTGACACCGCCGCCGGGGCCAGGCCTCTGCTCGACGAACCACAGAACGCGGCGGCCGGGGTGGCGATGTGGCTCTTCGTCATCGGGCCGCCGATCTGCCTGCTCGTCGCCGTGCCGCTCGCGTGGGGATGGGGCGTGAACGCCCTGGACCTCGGCATGGCCGTGGTCACCTACCTGGTGTCGGGCCTCGGCATCGCCATGGGCTACCACCGCCTCTTCACGCACCGCTCGTTCAAGGCGCGGCGGGGCCTGCGGATCGCCCTGGCCATCGCCGGCTCGCTGGGCGTCGAGGGCTCGCCGGTCCAGTGGGTGGCCAACCACCGCCGCCACCACGCCTTCGCCGACCGCGAGGGCGACCCGCACTCCCCCTGGCGCTACGGGAACGACACCCGGGCCCTGCTCAAGGGGCTCGTCCACGCGCACATCGGGTGGATGCTGAAGCGCGAGCTGAGCAACCGCGAGAGGTTCGCCCCCGACATCGCCGCCGATCCCGACATGCAGCTCATCGGCCGGCTCTTCGGACTGCTGACCGCGGTCTCGCTGCTGGGCCCGGGGCTGGTCGGCGGCCTCGTCACCGGCACCTGGAGCGGTGCGCTGGCCGGGTTCTTCTGGGCCGGCCTGATGCGGATGGCGCTGCTGCACCACGTCACCTGGTCGGTGAACTCGATCTGCCACGTCGCGGGCAAGCGCCCGTTCGCCAGCCGCGACAAGGCCACCAACTTCTGGCCGCTCGCGCTGCTGTCGTTCGGCGAGAGCTGGCACAACTCGCACCACGCCGACCCCACCTGCGCGCGCCACGGCGTGCTGCCGGGGCAGCTGGACATCGCGGCCCGCCTCATCTGGATCTTCGAGAAGCTGAACTGGGTCCACGACGTCCGCTGGCCGAGCGAGAAGCGGCGCACCGCCCGGGCACTGCCCGGAACGGCCGATCCGCACGGGTCCGCGGCCTGA
- a CDS encoding aspartate aminotransferase family protein, translating into MHPETTRVAAERLAEERHLIRYSGHAAFTPEVIARAAGTSVFTESGRELLDFTSGQMSAILGHSHPAIVATVRDQIALLDHLHSGMLSRPVAELSRRLAETLPDPLEKALLLTTGAEANEAAVRMAKLVTGRHEIVSFARSWHGMTQAAANATYSAGRKGYGPAAPGNFALPVPDRFHPDVVDADGSLDWPRQLDLGFDLIDAQSVGSLAACLVEPILSSGGVIELPPGYLAALAQKCRERGMLLILDEAQTGLCRTGDWYAFEHDGVVPDIITLSKTLGAGLPLAAVLTSPEIEQEAHERGFLFFTTHVNDPLPAAVGNTVLDVLARDRLDERARLLGTALRSQLDGIAARHEVVGDIRGRGLLLGVELAGDRVLGTGGADRLGAAVTRRCFELGLHMNIVQLPGMGGIFRIAPPLTASDEEIARGTAILDEALTDAVRGL; encoded by the coding sequence ATGCATCCCGAAACGACCCGCGTCGCCGCGGAGCGCCTCGCCGAAGAGCGCCACCTCATCCGCTACAGCGGCCACGCCGCGTTCACCCCGGAGGTCATCGCCCGCGCCGCGGGCACGTCGGTGTTCACCGAGAGCGGCCGTGAACTGCTCGACTTCACCTCCGGCCAGATGAGCGCGATCCTCGGGCACTCCCACCCGGCGATCGTCGCCACGGTCCGCGACCAGATCGCCCTCCTCGACCACCTCCACAGCGGCATGCTCAGCCGCCCGGTCGCCGAGCTCTCCCGCCGGCTCGCCGAGACCCTGCCCGACCCCCTGGAGAAGGCGCTCCTGCTGACCACCGGGGCGGAGGCGAACGAGGCCGCGGTGCGGATGGCCAAGCTCGTCACCGGCCGCCACGAGATCGTCTCGTTCGCCAGGTCCTGGCACGGGATGACCCAGGCCGCCGCGAACGCCACCTACAGCGCGGGCCGCAAGGGCTACGGACCCGCCGCGCCCGGCAACTTCGCGCTGCCGGTTCCGGACCGCTTCCACCCCGACGTCGTCGACGCCGACGGCTCGCTCGACTGGCCGCGCCAGCTCGACCTGGGCTTCGACCTCATCGACGCCCAGTCGGTCGGCAGCCTCGCCGCGTGCCTGGTGGAGCCGATCCTCAGCTCCGGCGGCGTCATCGAGCTCCCGCCCGGCTACCTCGCCGCCCTGGCGCAGAAGTGCCGGGAACGGGGCATGCTCCTGATCCTCGACGAGGCCCAGACGGGGCTGTGCCGCACCGGCGACTGGTACGCCTTCGAACACGACGGCGTCGTCCCGGACATCATCACGCTCTCCAAGACGCTCGGCGCGGGTCTGCCGCTGGCCGCCGTGCTGACCAGCCCGGAGATCGAGCAGGAGGCGCACGAGCGGGGGTTCCTGTTCTTCACCACCCACGTCAACGACCCGCTGCCGGCCGCCGTCGGCAACACCGTCCTCGACGTCCTCGCCCGCGACCGCCTCGACGAGCGTGCGCGCCTGCTCGGGACGGCCCTGCGCTCCCAGCTCGACGGGATCGCCGCCCGCCACGAGGTCGTCGGGGACATCCGCGGACGCGGGCTGCTGCTGGGGGTGGAACTTGCCGGCGACCGGGTTCTGGGCACCGGCGGCGCCGACCGGCTCGGCGCGGCCGTCACCCGGCGCTGCTTCGAACTCGGGCTGCACATGAACATCGTCCAGTTGCCGGGAATGGGAGGCATCTTCAGGATCGCGCCGCCGCTGACCGCGAGCGACGAGGAGATCGCACGCGGCACCGCCATCCTCGACGAGGCGCTCACCGACGCCGTCCGGGGCCTCTGA
- a CDS encoding nitroreductase family deazaflavin-dependent oxidoreductase has product MAGSQGEGWRPARPAGWRRRMARLPLLMYRAGLGPLFGNRLLVLHHTGRVSGLDRTVVLEVVALDREVPAWTLASGFGPTADWYRNLKESPRTTIQVGSHRVPVTAHFLSAEEGGRIMARYAPRHPRVARRLCAFMGFEVDGSEDSFRRAGERIPFVRLVRSPAPGPAAG; this is encoded by the coding sequence ATGGCGGGGAGTCAGGGAGAGGGCTGGCGGCCCGCACGCCCGGCCGGCTGGCGCCGGCGGATGGCGCGGCTCCCGCTCCTGATGTACCGCGCGGGCCTCGGACCGCTGTTCGGCAACCGGCTCCTCGTGCTGCACCACACCGGCCGGGTCTCCGGCCTCGATCGCACCGTCGTGCTCGAAGTGGTCGCCCTGGACCGCGAGGTGCCCGCCTGGACGCTCGCCTCCGGATTCGGCCCGACGGCGGACTGGTACCGGAACCTGAAGGAGTCCCCGCGGACCACGATCCAGGTCGGCAGCCACCGCGTCCCCGTCACCGCGCACTTCCTCTCCGCGGAGGAGGGCGGCCGGATCATGGCCCGTTACGCCCCTCGGCACCCGCGCGTCGCCCGGCGCCTGTGCGCGTTCATGGGCTTCGAGGTGGACGGCAGCGAGGACTCCTTCCGCCGCGCCGGTGAGCGGATCCCCTTCGTCCGGCTGGTCCGCTCCCCCGCGCCGGGCCCGGCGGCGGGCTGA
- a CDS encoding DUF417 family protein → MPTPQPATPHPHTPPDRRIPTLALRTGRLVSRYGLVLVLIWFGAGKYVKMDSRVLIEHSPLMSWIYDVLDVKTVAVLLGTMEIVAGVLLALRPLWPRLSALGSLLSIVLFLGTLSFLFTSPGVIHSVSNGLPVLSAQPGQFLMKDIVLMGVAIWTLGDAWAGSLTGGHETSAALPESGPDLAAVADGGGSRTGHPYGP, encoded by the coding sequence TTGCCCACCCCCCAACCGGCCACCCCCCACCCCCACACGCCCCCGGACCGCCGGATCCCCACGCTGGCGCTGCGGACCGGCCGGCTGGTGAGCCGGTACGGACTGGTCCTCGTCCTCATCTGGTTCGGCGCCGGCAAGTACGTGAAGATGGACAGCCGGGTCCTCATCGAGCACAGCCCCCTGATGAGCTGGATCTACGACGTCCTCGACGTCAAGACCGTGGCCGTCCTGCTGGGCACCATGGAGATCGTCGCGGGCGTCCTGCTGGCCCTGCGCCCCCTCTGGCCGAGGCTGTCCGCGCTCGGCAGCCTCCTGTCGATCGTGCTGTTCCTCGGCACCCTCAGCTTCCTGTTCACCAGCCCCGGCGTGATCCACAGCGTCTCGAACGGCCTTCCGGTGCTGTCCGCGCAGCCCGGCCAGTTCCTCATGAAGGACATCGTGCTGATGGGCGTCGCCATCTGGACCCTCGGCGACGCGTGGGCGGGCTCCCTGACGGGAGGTCACGAGACCTCTGCCGCCCTTCCGGAGAGCGGTCCGGACCTCGCGGCCGTCGCGGACGGCGGTGGCAGCCGGACCGGTCACCCGTACGGTCCGTAA
- a CDS encoding alkaline phosphatase: MGRSANPVSRRDVVRLGGAGAAAVLLGTGVWSASSAFAAPRTGDNPFTLGVASGDPLPDGVVLWTRLAPDPFAADGAGGMPPKPVRVEYEVAGDERFRSVVRRGSVVATPELAHSVHPEIHGLAPDHVYFYRFRTGGAISPVGRTRTAPATHARLRSLNFAFASCQAWQDGFYTAYEHMAAEDLDLVVHLGDYIYESGVGTNKRGATVPAQFTTETFDLPRYRLQYALYKAEAPLQAAHAAFPWVNVNDDHEVENNWAGDISQVDKEPDQDPAVFRQRRAAAFQAMYEHLPFRRAQMPTGPDMRLHRRLTYGTLADFTILDTRQFRDDQPCGDTESADCTARFDPNVSILGAEQREWLLAGFGSSRARWQILGNQVAMGQTDLDPSPDVTKVWDDPWDGYVADRNRVLGAAQDQGVRNLVVVTGDRHQNYAWDLKRDFADPDSPTVASEFVGTSIATGADGADMNADGQNLLASNPHMKFFNGQRGYVRVNVTPERLRSDFRVVPYVTTPGAPVSTRASYVVEDGKPGVKEG; encoded by the coding sequence ATGGGAAGATCAGCAAATCCGGTATCCCGTAGGGATGTCGTGCGGCTCGGGGGCGCGGGCGCCGCCGCCGTGCTGCTCGGCACCGGAGTCTGGAGCGCCTCCTCCGCTTTTGCCGCTCCCCGGACCGGCGACAACCCCTTCACGCTCGGCGTGGCCTCGGGTGATCCGCTGCCCGACGGCGTCGTGCTGTGGACGCGGCTGGCCCCGGACCCGTTCGCAGCGGACGGCGCGGGCGGCATGCCCCCGAAGCCCGTCCGGGTGGAGTACGAGGTGGCCGGGGACGAGAGGTTCCGTTCCGTGGTCCGGCGCGGGAGCGTGGTGGCCACGCCCGAGCTCGCGCACTCCGTCCACCCCGAGATCCACGGCCTCGCCCCGGACCACGTGTACTTCTACAGGTTCCGTACCGGCGGCGCGATCTCCCCGGTCGGCCGGACCAGGACGGCGCCCGCGACGCACGCCCGGCTCCGCTCGCTCAACTTCGCCTTCGCGTCCTGCCAGGCCTGGCAGGACGGCTTCTACACCGCCTACGAGCACATGGCGGCCGAGGACCTCGACCTCGTCGTGCACCTGGGCGACTACATCTACGAGTCGGGCGTGGGCACCAACAAGCGCGGCGCCACGGTCCCCGCGCAGTTCACCACCGAGACCTTCGACCTGCCGCGCTACCGCCTCCAGTACGCGCTCTACAAGGCGGAGGCCCCGCTCCAGGCGGCCCACGCCGCGTTCCCGTGGGTCAACGTCAACGACGACCACGAGGTCGAGAACAACTGGGCCGGCGACATCTCGCAGGTCGACAAGGAGCCCGACCAGGACCCGGCGGTGTTCCGGCAGCGCCGGGCTGCGGCGTTCCAGGCGATGTACGAGCACCTGCCGTTCCGCAGGGCCCAGATGCCCACCGGGCCCGACATGCGCCTGCACCGCAGGCTGACCTACGGCACACTCGCCGACTTCACCATCCTCGACACCCGCCAGTTCCGCGACGACCAGCCGTGCGGGGACACCGAGTCGGCCGACTGCACCGCGCGGTTCGACCCGAACGTCTCCATCCTCGGTGCCGAGCAGCGGGAGTGGCTGCTGGCGGGCTTCGGCTCCTCCAGGGCGCGGTGGCAGATCCTGGGCAACCAGGTCGCCATGGGCCAGACCGACCTGGATCCGAGCCCCGACGTCACGAAGGTGTGGGACGACCCGTGGGACGGCTACGTGGCCGACCGCAACCGCGTGCTCGGCGCCGCCCAGGACCAGGGCGTGCGCAACCTCGTGGTCGTCACCGGCGACCGCCACCAGAACTACGCTTGGGACCTCAAGCGCGACTTCGCCGACCCCGACTCGCCCACGGTGGCCAGCGAGTTCGTCGGCACGTCCATCGCCACCGGCGCGGACGGCGCTGACATGAACGCGGACGGCCAGAACCTCCTGGCGTCCAACCCGCACATGAAGTTCTTCAACGGGCAGCGCGGCTACGTCCGCGTGAACGTCACGCCCGAGCGGCTGCGCAGCGACTTCCGGGTGGTGCCCTACGTGACCACCCCCGGCGCGCCGGTCTCCACCCGGGCCAGCTACGTCGTGGAGGACGGGAAGCCAGGGGTGAAGGAAGGCTGA
- a CDS encoding exo-alpha-sialidase — protein sequence MQTSVPFTSGTDGYPTYRIPALVRTGAGTLLAFAEGRTSTSDTGAIDIVLRRSLDGGVTWQPLQAVAKGGTATRGNPAAVALPSGRVVLVSSYNDGGVTETQIMQGKAAARRVFVQHSDDEGATWSSPAEITSQVRRSTWRWYATGPGAGIVTRSGRMAIPANHSLAPASGSGDLGSEAKYYGAHAILSDDDGATWRIGFVCSNPNGGVNENESNGCELPDGRLYFSCRNQGGSSPGTRADAYSADGGQSLVMDYRPQATLTTPVVQGSVIAVGDALLYSGPTGPDRAAMALWVSTDQGVTWELRRHVSGLPAAYSSLALLDDSTVGLLYETGDWSLYRRIEHVRIALADLGL from the coding sequence ATGCAGACGTCCGTACCGTTCACGTCCGGAACCGACGGCTACCCCACCTACCGGATCCCCGCACTCGTGCGCACCGGCGCGGGCACGCTGCTCGCGTTCGCCGAGGGGCGCACCTCGACGAGCGACACGGGCGCGATCGACATCGTGCTGCGCCGCAGCCTCGACGGCGGCGTGACGTGGCAGCCGCTCCAGGCCGTCGCCAAGGGCGGCACCGCGACCCGCGGCAACCCGGCCGCGGTCGCCCTGCCGTCGGGGCGCGTCGTGCTGGTCTCCTCGTACAACGACGGCGGGGTGACGGAGACGCAGATCATGCAGGGCAAGGCCGCCGCGCGCCGCGTGTTCGTGCAGCACTCCGACGACGAGGGAGCGACCTGGTCGTCCCCGGCCGAGATCACCTCCCAGGTACGCCGCTCGACGTGGCGGTGGTACGCGACCGGCCCGGGCGCGGGCATCGTGACCCGCTCCGGCCGCATGGCCATCCCGGCGAACCACTCGCTGGCACCGGCGTCCGGCTCCGGCGACCTGGGCAGCGAGGCGAAGTACTACGGCGCCCACGCGATCCTCAGCGACGACGACGGCGCCACGTGGCGGATCGGGTTCGTCTGCTCGAACCCGAACGGCGGCGTGAACGAGAACGAGTCGAACGGCTGCGAGCTGCCCGATGGGCGCCTGTACTTCAGCTGCCGCAACCAGGGCGGCTCGTCCCCCGGCACCCGGGCGGACGCGTACAGCGCCGACGGCGGGCAGAGCCTCGTCATGGACTACCGGCCGCAGGCGACGCTCACCACGCCGGTCGTCCAGGGCAGCGTCATAGCCGTCGGCGACGCGCTGCTGTACTCCGGTCCCACCGGCCCCGACCGCGCCGCCATGGCGCTCTGGGTGTCCACGGACCAGGGCGTCACCTGGGAGCTGCGGCGCCACGTCTCCGGGCTGCCCGCCGCGTACTCGTCGCTGGCGCTGCTCGACGACAGCACGGTCGGGCTGCTGTACGAGACGGGCGACTGGTCGCTGTACCGCCGCATCGAGCACGTGCGCATAGCGCTGGCGGACCTCGGTCTGTGA
- a CDS encoding alpha/beta fold hydrolase, with translation MERLDAADARIEYTDAGEGQPVLLLHGGFTGDWFVPVARNLAGDGYRVLHMHRAGYGGSEDLVGGVGVAAHAEHAAQVLQASGAGRAHVVGHSAGASVALQLAHARPDLVGSLVLLETAFPYAPDEPKTPVMPRAVAAAREGDYERAFDLFLGGVSGPGFRDVFVRELGEDGLRDAIRTSEYFFTVEAAAFAAWSFGPAELSALTVPVLLVLGEVGERLGTPHRARSAQLAASLPDSETRVLPGVSHAMPLEDPPLITRTIEEFVSRHPL, from the coding sequence ATGGAACGGCTGGACGCGGCCGACGCGCGCATCGAGTACACGGATGCCGGCGAGGGCCAGCCCGTGCTGCTCTTGCACGGGGGCTTCACCGGCGACTGGTTCGTGCCGGTGGCGCGGAACCTCGCCGGGGACGGGTACCGCGTGCTGCACATGCACCGGGCCGGGTACGGCGGGAGCGAGGACCTGGTGGGCGGGGTCGGCGTGGCCGCGCACGCCGAGCACGCGGCCCAGGTCCTCCAGGCGTCGGGCGCGGGGCGCGCCCACGTGGTCGGGCACTCCGCGGGTGCGTCCGTCGCCCTCCAGCTCGCGCACGCACGGCCGGATCTGGTGGGGTCGCTGGTGCTGCTGGAGACGGCCTTCCCCTATGCCCCGGACGAGCCGAAGACCCCGGTGATGCCCCGTGCGGTGGCGGCAGCCCGGGAGGGGGATTACGAGCGTGCCTTCGACCTGTTCCTCGGCGGCGTGAGCGGCCCGGGCTTCCGCGACGTGTTCGTGCGCGAACTCGGGGAGGACGGCCTGCGCGACGCGATCCGGACCAGCGAGTACTTCTTCACCGTCGAGGCCGCCGCGTTCGCCGCGTGGTCGTTCGGCCCTGCCGAGCTGTCCGCGCTCACCGTCCCCGTGCTGCTGGTCCTGGGCGAGGTCGGCGAGCGGCTGGGCACCCCCCACCGGGCGCGCAGCGCCCAGCTCGCCGCCTCCCTGCCGGACTCCGAGACCCGTGTGCTGCCCGGCGTCAGCCACGCGATGCCCTTGGAGGATCCGCCGCTGATCACCCGGACGATCGAGGAGTTCGTGTCCCGGCATCCCCTGTGA
- a CDS encoding trypco2 family protein: MAALELAELIARLRAELAAAMRAGEDAGVRFELGPVELELALTVGREAGAGGKVRFRVAELGTDGKATDATTQRIKLVLEPRRAGSPNGGPVLIHGEEVDGER; encoded by the coding sequence ATGGCGGCCCTTGAACTGGCGGAACTCATAGCGCGGTTGAGGGCGGAGCTCGCCGCGGCCATGCGTGCCGGCGAGGACGCCGGGGTGCGGTTCGAACTGGGACCCGTCGAGCTGGAACTGGCCCTCACCGTGGGCAGGGAGGCCGGGGCCGGTGGGAAGGTCAGGTTCCGGGTCGCCGAGCTGGGCACCGACGGGAAGGCCACCGACGCCACCACCCAGCGGATCAAGCTCGTGCTGGAGCCCCGGCGGGCCGGCTCACCGAACGGCGGGCCGGTGCTGATCCACGGCGAGGAAGTCGACGGCGAGCGGTGA
- a CDS encoding nuclear transport factor 2 family protein — protein sequence MTQVRGDRAALFAHLRSSQTQEAFFARVADDVDWTVQGTHPLAGRYRGKKAFRQATFERLAGVLPEGAGLKVEHLFVDGDTTIAELVADARSNEGDRFDNRYCWVCRFDGDMIVEVRAYLDSMMVAYTILHNEQRSS from the coding sequence ATGACGCAGGTTCGCGGGGACCGTGCGGCCCTGTTCGCCCATCTGCGGAGCAGCCAGACGCAGGAGGCGTTCTTCGCCCGGGTCGCGGACGACGTGGACTGGACGGTTCAGGGCACGCATCCGCTGGCCGGCCGCTACCGCGGCAAGAAGGCGTTCAGACAGGCCACCTTCGAGCGGCTGGCCGGTGTCCTGCCGGAGGGTGCGGGGCTGAAGGTCGAGCATCTGTTCGTCGACGGGGACACCACGATCGCCGAACTCGTCGCCGACGCGCGCAGCAACGAGGGCGACCGGTTCGACAACCGCTACTGCTGGGTGTGCCGGTTCGACGGCGACATGATCGTGGAGGTGCGGGCGTACCTGGACTCGATGATGGTGGCGTACACGATCCTCCACAACGAACAGCGGTCCTCCTGA
- a CDS encoding LysR family transcriptional regulator, producing MEPDLRLMRYVIAVADEGGFQKAALRLHMAQPPLSRQIAGLEQSMGVTLFERRPTRLTEAGRVFAEGARMIVAEADALIARTVRAQHGELGTVRVGYVLSAAYDTMPRLIRTVSETHPDLRVIAREAWGSVLDDALRSGELDVVVSHTLPDRPEYRRQSLRRENFVAVVDVGHPFAGRGSVALAEFAGQTFSFYARDLVPAHYDRLTAMLAGTGKTFGFREDPIPGMRHINLGDAKSFTLVPASMAESLGSSTAAIELTDVTATLDLDLVWRDGQATPAVRAFLADAGRLTRNAEWA from the coding sequence ATGGAGCCGGACCTGCGACTGATGCGCTATGTCATCGCCGTCGCGGACGAGGGCGGCTTCCAGAAGGCGGCGCTGCGCCTGCACATGGCACAGCCGCCGTTGAGCCGTCAGATCGCCGGGCTGGAGCAGAGCATGGGCGTCACGCTCTTCGAGCGCAGGCCCACCCGCCTCACCGAGGCGGGACGCGTCTTCGCCGAGGGGGCTCGCATGATCGTCGCGGAGGCCGACGCGCTGATCGCCCGCACCGTCCGCGCCCAGCACGGCGAGCTGGGCACCGTGCGGGTCGGCTACGTCCTCTCGGCCGCCTACGACACCATGCCGCGCCTGATCCGGACGGTCTCCGAGACCCATCCGGATCTGCGCGTCATAGCCCGTGAGGCCTGGGGCTCGGTGCTCGACGACGCCTTGCGGAGCGGCGAGCTGGACGTGGTGGTCTCCCACACGCTGCCCGACCGCCCGGAGTACCGCCGCCAGTCCCTGCGCCGGGAGAACTTCGTCGCGGTCGTCGACGTCGGCCACCCGTTCGCCGGGCGGGGCTCCGTCGCGCTCGCCGAGTTCGCCGGCCAGACGTTCAGCTTCTACGCCCGGGACCTGGTCCCCGCCCACTACGACAGGCTCACGGCGATGCTCGCCGGGACGGGGAAGACCTTCGGCTTCCGGGAGGACCCCATTCCCGGGATGCGCCACATCAACCTGGGCGACGCGAAGAGCTTCACGCTCGTACCCGCCTCGATGGCCGAGAGCCTCGGGTCCTCGACGGCCGCGATCGAACTGACCGACGTCACCGCCACCCTGGACCTCGACCTCGTGTGGCGGGACGGCCAGGCGACACCGGCCGTGCGGGCCTTCCTGGCCGACGCCGGCAGGCTCACCAGGAACGCGGAGTGGGCCTGA
- a CDS encoding DUF4232 domain-containing protein, translated as MSTIRSPRTRLLTAAATVAMAALSLTACNDGTGVHDEGAPAGASSASASASTPSGSGASSPEDAKTAPAGSKQGADVPAAKKEGKGRAGSGTGGYGTSGTKAVTCQGSNTRTVAAPLNRPVNHMLLTVTNTGSTTCYLYGYPAVRFTDAQSVPPAIEESHPQAVVTLTPGESGYASVSLSAADGSGTNGRTVKLLTVYFQGRTAAEKVPSAAHPPLPAAGVFIDDSLKVTYWQQSMDDAISW; from the coding sequence ATGTCCACCATCCGCAGCCCCCGCACCCGCCTGCTGACCGCCGCCGCGACCGTCGCCATGGCCGCCCTCTCCCTGACCGCGTGCAACGACGGAACGGGCGTCCACGACGAGGGTGCGCCGGCAGGCGCCTCATCGGCTTCGGCCTCCGCGTCCACGCCGTCCGGGTCGGGTGCGTCCTCCCCCGAGGACGCGAAGACCGCCCCCGCCGGTTCGAAGCAGGGCGCGGACGTGCCCGCGGCGAAGAAGGAGGGCAAGGGCAGGGCCGGCAGCGGAACAGGCGGTTATGGCACGAGTGGCACCAAGGCCGTCACCTGCCAGGGCTCCAACACCAGGACGGTCGCGGCTCCCCTGAACCGCCCCGTGAACCACATGCTGCTCACGGTCACCAACACGGGCAGCACCACCTGCTACCTCTACGGCTACCCGGCCGTCCGCTTCACCGACGCCCAGTCGGTTCCGCCGGCCATCGAGGAGTCCCACCCGCAGGCCGTCGTCACGCTCACCCCGGGCGAGTCCGGCTACGCCTCCGTGAGCCTGTCGGCCGCCGACGGCAGCGGCACGAACGGCCGCACCGTGAAGTTGCTCACCGTCTACTTCCAGGGCCGCACCGCCGCCGAGAAGGTCCCCTCGGCCGCCCACCCGCCGCTGCCCGCCGCGGGCGTCTTCATCGACGACTCCCTCAAGGTGACGTACTGGCAGCAGTCGATGGACGACGCCATCAGCTGGTGA